In the genome of Streptomyces sp. P3, the window AGGCGCAGTCGATCAAGGACATGACCGGTCAGCGGCGCGGCGGCTTCCTGATGACGCCCGGCGCGGTGCCCGAAGAGGCCGCGACGGTGCTCCGCGGTCAGCTGTACCTGTCGCTCGACGAGTCGGTGCCGGACGCCTACGACCACGCACGCAACACGGCGGCGCGGCTGGACTCGCTGTCCCAGCCGATGAACTGGTCGGCCACCCGGCAGGACACGAAGTTCTCCTCCATCCGCACCGGCCTGTCCCTCGGGTCCGCGTGTGTGCTGCTGCTGATCGGGGCGAGTCTGCTGGTCTCGCAGCTGGAGCAGTTGCGCGAGCGCAAGAAGCTGCTGTCGGCCCTGGTCGCCTTCGGCACCCGGCGGCGCACGCTGAGTCTGTCGGTGCTGTGGCAGACGGCCGTCCCGATCGCGCTGGGACTGCTGCTGGCCCTGACCGTGGGTCTCACGCTCGGCACGATCCTGCTGAAGATGACGGGCACCACGGTCCGCGTCGACTGGAGCAGCGTGCTGGCGATGGCCGGCTTCGGCGCGGCGATCGTCCTGATGGTGACGCTGCTGAGCCTGCCGCCGCTGCTGCGGCTGATGCGGCCGGACGGCCTGCGCACGGAATGACGTGCCACCCGCGCACGGTATGACCCGTGAACGCGGACGGTCCCTCCCCGCCCGGGGAGGGACCGTCCGCGTTCACGGCGGGTACGCCGCGTTCACAGCTGGTACTCCCGCACCACCCTTCGCACCTGCGCGAACAGCATGCCGACGTTCACGGACTTACGGCAGACGACCACCGCGACGACGTCCTGCTGCTCGGTCATCCTGACGAACAGGTGCGTGAGGTTCTCACTGTTGACGAGGATCTCCTGGAAGAAGTGGTTCTCGCTCTGGGCCCCGCGACGCTCCTTGAAGACGTCCTCGATCATCACGACCGTGCGGCCCTGGAACAGGTCGAGCGTCGCTCCCGCCAGCAGGTCCAGGACCTCGGGCGGGTGGTTGTCGACGGTCTCGTAGGACAGCAGCATGCCGGTGGACATGTCGACGACGCCGGAGGCGACGCAGTCGGGGGCATCCGTACGCAGTGACTTGACCAGACCCATCACCTGGTCGGAGAAACCTGGGGTCATACGCTTCGTCGCCATCCCTTCAGACTCCTTCGGCGGTCTTCACGGTCGTCCCGTCCGCCGCGGTCAGCGCGGTGGTCCGGTCGGTGAGGATCAGGTCGATCCGGCGCAGGGCCGGCTGGGTCGCCCGGTGCAGGCGCTCCACGTCCATGCCCTCGTCGCCGAGGACGACCATCAGCGCGGTGTCGCCGACCGCGTAGAACGCGGCGCAGCCGTGGCTGCCGTAGGCCACCGTGCGGTGCAGGGCGCCACGGGCGGTCGCCTCGGCGGTGCGTCGGGCGAGGCCGAGGCCGGCCGCGGCGAGGGCTGCCAGACCCTCGGGGTCGATCGAGTCGGCCGTGTCGGCGGCGATGAGCAGTCCGTCGGCCGCCGCCACCGCCGTGTCGGTGATCCCGGTCACCTGCTCGCGCAGGCCGCGCATCTCCCGCGCGAGGGCTTTGTGGTCCATGAGTGCAACTCCCCTGATTCTGATGGCATGTGACCGTCTGTTCTCTGTGGGGGGTTTCCGCGTGCCGTGGGTTCCCGCGTGTCCGTGGGGGTTCTGGCGGGTCGTCATTTCGCCGTCGGGTTGCGCAGGCGGAAGAACTCCTTCCAGCCGGGGCCGTTCCGTTCCGGTGTGAGGGCCTCGTGGATGCCGCTCGCTCCGGGCCTGCGGCGGGGCAGGGCGGCCGCCTCCGGGGCCGGCGGCGGCTGTGGCAGGGGCGGCGCCGGCTCGCGGGGGCGCACCCCGTGTCCGTCGGGCGGCAGCCGGACGGGGATCGGGTGGGGCGACTCCACGCACTCCAAGAGCCCCTCGCCCAGCATCCGGGCCACCTCGACGGTGACGGTGTACACCCCGCGGCCGGTGCGGAAGGCGAGGTCGCGGGCGGTGCGCCGGCCGTCCGCGTGGGCGAGCAGCTCTCGCTGCAGGGCGCCGAGGCGAGCGGCGGCCAGGGAGAGCGGCGCGGGCACGGGACGCTCCCGGTCCGGGCGCACGGGGCACGGCATCGCCAGCAGCGCGGCCAGCTTGCGGGAGGCGACCTGGAGCAGCCGGGTGGGCGGTTCGCCGACGGCGACCGAGGCCGGTAACGGGCCCGTCGCCGGACCGCGTTCGCAGTCGTCGACGCTGCCCGCGACGACCGCGAACGCGGCGTCCTGGAGGGCCATCGCGCACACCACCCGCAGTTGGGCGGCGCCCGAGTAGCCGTGGGCGATCAGGCCGGCGGCCGGCCAGCGCGCGCCGCCCGACTCGCGCACCAGCGCGGTCCACTCCTCGCCGCCGATCCGGCCGGAGCGCAGCAGCAGCGCCTCGGGGGCGGGCGCGCCCGGCGACTCGACGGCGACGACCAGGCCGCCGTCCAGATGGAAGACGCCGCCGGGCGAGCCGGTCACGCACAGTTCCCCGGTGAAGCCCTCCCGGCCGCACGCGGCGAGGTCGCGTGCCAGCAGCTCGTATCCCGACATCAGCCCGACATCACTCCCCTGCGACCTCTCGCACATACGCCTGACGCGTAACGCTGAGGAGGGAAGGTGTATCAGTCGGGACGCCCGGTCCAGCGGGGGATTTGCGACCTGCCCCCAGCTGACGGAAGTTGTTCCGCGGATGGACTCAAATCTTCTTGTTCGACGCTCATTTGACCGATCGGCAGACCCTGGTCGTCGCCGCCGAGCACGCGGACCGGGAGCGGTCGCAGCGCCCTGCGCAGCGCGCCCGCCAGCTCCTCGTACTCCGCCCCGCGCGCCGCGCCGGTGCGCATCGCGAGGGCGATCCGGCGGGCGGGCGCGGGGGCGGCGAAGGAGCCGGTGAGCAGCCGGGGGCTGCGGCTGGTCTCGACGGTGACGGCGGTGCGCGGCAGCAGCGTGCAGCCCAGGCCGCCGGCGACCAGCTGAACGAGGGTGGACAGGCCGGCGGCCGTGGTGGTCACCGGTGCGTCGCCGCGGCCCGCCTCCCGGCAGATGTCGAGGGCCTGGTCGCGCAGGCAGTGGCCCTCGTCCAGGAGCAGCAGGTTGAGCTCCCTGAGCGCCTCGCGCGCGATGCCCTGTCGTCCGCCGAGCTCATGGCCGAGCGGCGTGACGAGCACGAAGTCCTCGTCGAACAGGGGCAGTTCGCGCACCCCGGGGACGCCGAGGGGGACGGCCAGCAGCAGGAGTTCCAGACGGCCGGTGCGCAGGCCGTCCAGGAGGCCGGCGGTCTGCTCCTCGTGGACCTGGAGGTCGAGGTGCGGATAGCGCTCGTGGACCAGGTGCAGGACGGTCGGCAGCAGGTAGGGCGCGACGGTCGGGATGACTCCGAGGCGCAGCGTCCCGGTGAAGGGGGCCCGTACCGCCTCGGCCTCCTCCATCAGCGCCTCCATCTCTTCCAGCACCGCCCTGGCCCGGACGACCAGCCGCTCGCCGGCCGGCGAGAGCAGGACCTTGCGCGTCGTACGCTCCAGGAGGGTCACCCCGAGGGACGTCTCCAGGGCCGAGACGGCGCCGGACAGCGCGGGCTGGCTCATGCCGATAGCGGCGGCCGCGTCCCGGAAGTGCAGGTGCTCCGCGACGGCCACGAAGGCCCGCAGCTGGGCCGGGCTGGGCGGCCTCCGCACGGCGTGCACGCCCCGGCCGGCCCCCGCCCGGCCGGCTGCCGATCGACCTGTCGCCGCCGCTCCGACCGGCGCTGCGCCGCCCCGGATTCCGCCGCTCACTCCCTTGGCTCCCACATCACCCTCGGTCACTGATAGCCATATCCGATCAACCCTATCGAGTGTAGCCATTTCCTGAATCAATGCACCCTGTGCCACGATCGAGGCCGTCCAACCCACGGGGAGTGTCCGCAATCCGGACACCCCTTCGCTGCAAGGAGAGCGCGTGCTCACTGTCGGTGACAAGTTCCCCGAGTTCGAACTGACCGCCTGCGTCTCACTGGAGAAGGGTTCGGAGTTCGAGCAGATCCACCACAAGACCTACGAGGGCAAGTGGCTCGTGGTCTTCGCGTGGCCCAAGGACTTCACCTTCGTCTGCCCGACCGAGATCGCCGCGTTCGGCAAGCTGAACGACGACTTCGCCGACCGTGACGCGCAGATCCTCGGCTTCTCCGGCGACTCCGAGTTCGTCCACCACGCCTGGCGCAAGGACCACCCGGACCTGACCGACCTGCCGTTCCCGATGATGGCCGACTCGCGGCACGAGCTGATGCGCGACCTCGGCATCGAGGGCGAGGACGGCTTCGCCCAGCGCGCCGTGTTCGTCGTGGACCCGAACCGGGAGATCCAGTTCACGATGGTCACCGCGGGCTCCGTGGGCCGTAACCCCAAGGAGGTCCTGCGGGTCCTGGACGCCCTGCAGACCGACGAGCTGTGCCCCTGCAACTGGACCAGGGGCGAGAGCACCCTCGACCCGGTCGAGTTGCTGGCCGGGAAGTGAGCTGAGATGTCCCTCGACGCCCTGAAGTCCGCGATACCGGACTACGCCAAGGACCTGAAGCTCAACCTGGGCTCGGTCATCGGCAACTCCGGCCTCCCCGCACAGCAGTTGTGGGGCACGGTCCTGGCGACCGCGATCGCCTCCCGCTCCCCGATCGTGCTGCGCGAGCTCGCGCCGGAGTCGAAGGCGAACCTGTCGCCGCAGGCCTACACCGCGGCCCGGTCGGCCGCGGCCGTCATGGCGATGAACAACGTGTTCTACCGCACCCGCCACCTGCTGTCGGACCACGAGTACGGCAACCTGCGGGCCGGCCTGCGGATGAACGTCATCGGCAACCCCGGCGTCGACAAGGTCGACTTCGAACTGTGGTCGTTCGCCGTCTCCGCGATCAACGGCTGCGGGATGTGCCTCGACTCCCACGAGCAGGTGCTGCGCAAGGCGGGCGTCGAGCGGGAGGTCGTCCAGGAGGCCTTCAAGATCGCCTCGGTGATCCAGGCGGTCGGCGTGACGCTGGACGCGGAAGCGGTCCTCGCGGACGTCTGAGCCGCGCGGCCGGCCGTACCCCCGGCCGCATCGCAACGGGGCAGGGCCCGTCGGTCACCGACGGGCCCTGCCCCGTTGACCGCCCCACCTAGGGCGACGACTGTCCTGGCGGGGTGACCCGGCCCTCGTCGGTCCCCGGTTCCGGCTCCCGTGTCGGCCGCGCGGCCGAGACGGGAGCCACGCCCGAGGCCGTCGCTCCTCTCGGCCGGGGAGCGTGCCGCAGAGCCGGTTCCCTGGAGTAGGCGTGCAGATAGCCCACCACCGTGTTCGTGACGGCCACCAGGGGCACGGCCACGATCGCGCCGCCGATTCCCGCGATCATGCCGCCCGCCGCGACGGACAGGACCACCGCCAGCGGGTGGACGCGCACCGCGCGGCCGAGGATGAACGGCTGGAGGATGTGCCCCTCGATCTGCTGGACCGCCAGCACCACGGCCAGGGTCATCACCGCCGTGAACACGCCCTGGGTGACCAGCGCGACCACGACCGCCAGCGCGCCGGACGCGACCGCGCCGACGAGCGGGATGAACGAGAACAGGAAGATGAAGACGGCGAGCGGGACGGCCATCGGCACGTTGAGGAAGTAGATGCCCAGGCCGATGAAGATGGCGTCGATCAACGCGACGATCACCGTGCCGCGCACATACGCCGTGAGCGTCGCCCAGGCCCGCGGACCGGCGCCCGCCACGCCCGGCCGGGCCGCCGCCGGGACCAGCTTGAGGGTCCACTCCCAGATGCGCTTGCCGTCGTAGAGCAGGAAGAGCGTCGAGAAGAACGCCAGCAGGATGCCGGTCAGCGCCTCCACCACGACGGTCACACCCTCCAGGCCCGCCGAGGTGATCGAGTCCGTGTTGTCGCCGATCGCGTCCCGCAGGTTCTTCGCGATGCCGTTGATCTGCTTGTCGGTGACGTGGAAGGGGCTGTTGAGCAGCCAGCGGCGCAGATCGTCGATGCCGTCCTGGACCTGGTCGGAGAGGTTGTCGATGTTCGCCATGACCTGCCAGGTCACGAACCAGCCCATCAGGCCGATGACGACGAACCCGAGGATCGCCGTCAGCGCGGTGGCCGCGCCCTGAGGCACCCCTGCCCGCTTCAGCCGGGCCACGGTGGGCTGCAGCAGCGCCGTGAGGAGCAGCGAGACCACGAAGGCCATCACGACCAGCTGGATCGCGGTGATGACCTTCATCAGCACCCAGACGGTCCCCGCGAGCACCAGCAGGCGCCAGCCGGCCTCGGCGGCCACCCGGACCCCCCACGGCACGGCCTGTGCGGGATCGGGGCGCGGGGCGGGCTCGAGCGGCTCCGGGTACTCCTCGGGGGACGGCGCCAGGTCGGGCGACGTCACCTCCCGCTCGGCCGCGCCCTCCCGTTCGACCTCGGCGCGTCGTTCGTCGAGCCGCTCGCTCATCTCGCTGAGGCCGGCGCCGAGCCGGCCGAGCCACCGTGGCACTCTCGACATGATCCGTCCTCTTCCCCCGTCTCTCCCCACCACTCCCCCTGGAGTCGTCGGTCCCGTTGTACGACCGTACAGGGCGACAGCCCCTCCCCCGGTGCACGGGGAGGGGCTGTGCGGGACCGGGCTCGGCCGGATCGTCACACCGGACCGAACGGGCCGTCAGTACGTCCGGGACCGGCCGTCGGTACGGGAGGGACCTGCCCCCGCCGCCGGAGGGAGCGGCCCTCGGCACGGGCGGAGCAGGCGGTCAGTACGAACCGTTGGCCTGCCAGAAGGCCCAGGCGTCGCAGGGGCTGCCGTAGCGCTCGTTCATGTAGTTCAGGCCCCACTTGATCTGGGTGGCCGGGTTGGTCCGCCAGTCGGCGCCCGCGGACGACATCTTCGACCCGGGATAGGCCTGGACGAGGCCGTACGCGCCCGAAGAGGGGTTGGTTGCCCGGTAGTTCCACGTGGACTCGTGGTTCACGATGTTGCTGAAGCACTGGAACTGTCCGCCGGGCACCATCTGCTGGGCGATGGCCTTGACCTCGGCGACGGTGTACGAGGCCTGCTGCGGAAAGTCGTCGGCGCTACCGGTGGCACCGGCCGACGCGCTCTGGGTCCGTGCGGCCGCGCGGTCCTTGGCCTCCTGTGCGGCCTTCGCCCGGTTCTCGGCCTTCTCGGCGGCTTCCTCGGCGGCCTTCTGCTTGGCCACCGCGTCCTTGGCGGCCTGCTTGCGGGCCGTCTCCTCCGCCGCCTTGCGCGCGGTGGTGTCCGCCGCGATGGCCTGGACACTCGCCTGGTGCGTCATCGAGTCGGTCTGCACCTGGGCGAGCTGTCCGGCCGGTAAATCGGCGAGCAGCGTGGAGTCGCCCACCGCCTGGGCGTCGTCGGCGGGCTGCGCGACGCTGCCCTGGGCGACCCCTACGACGGCTCCGACGGTGGTGACTGCGGTCGCCGACGCCACGGCGAAACCCCTGACCGATATCCGGCTCACACGAATTCCTTCTGCAGTGTCATCGGGTGAAGGGACGACGAACGGCCGAGGGCCGCGCGGGCCCTCGGCTGAGTCGTTCGGTACCGGTCGCCGGCCCAGGTCGTGTCCGCGAAGCGGCGTCGGCTGCCCACAGGGCTGCCTAGTACCAGTGGTTGGCCTGCCAGAACGACCACGCCTCACAGGGACTGCCGTACCGGCTGTCCATGTAGTTGAGGCCCCACTTGATCTGGGTGGCCGGGTTGCTCTGCCAGTCGGAGCCGGCGGACGCGTACTTGCCGGCGGGCAGCGCCTGGAAGAGGCCGTAGGCGCCGGAGGAGGCGTTGACCGCGTGGTAGTTCCAGCTGGACTCGTGGTCCACGATGTTGCTGAAGCACTGGAACTGGCCGCTCGGCACCATCTGCGCCGCCATGGCCTGGATCTGCGCGATGCTGTACGAGCCCTGGATCGGGAAGTCGCCCGCGCTGCGGCTGGCCTTGGCCTTGGCCTCCGCGCGGTCCTTGGCGGCCTTCTCGGCGGCCTTCTTCTTCGCGACAGCCGTCTCGGCCGCGGCCTTGCGAGCAGCTTCCTCGGCATCCTTCTTCGCGCCCTCGTCAGCGGCGATGGCCTGGTAACTGGCCTGCTGCGTGAGGGACGCCGTCTGCACCTGGGCCTGCTGGCCCACGGGAATGTCGGCGAGGAGCGTCGCGTCGCTTGCCGTCGCATCTGCGTCGTTGGCCTGCGCGACGCTGCCCGAGGCAACGCCGACGACGCTTCCGACAGCGGTGACCGCCGTGGCCGAGGCCACTGCGAGTCCCCGGACCGAGATCC includes:
- a CDS encoding roadblock/LC7 domain-containing protein — its product is MDHKALAREMRGLREQVTGITDTAVAAADGLLIAADTADSIDPEGLAALAAAGLGLARRTAEATARGALHRTVAYGSHGCAAFYAVGDTALMVVLGDEGMDVERLHRATQPALRRIDLILTDRTTALTAADGTTVKTAEGV
- a CDS encoding MarR family transcriptional regulator, which translates into the protein MSGYELLARDLAACGREGFTGELCVTGSPGGVFHLDGGLVVAVESPGAPAPEALLLRSGRIGGEEWTALVRESGGARWPAAGLIAHGYSGAAQLRVVCAMALQDAAFAVVAGSVDDCERGPATGPLPASVAVGEPPTRLLQVASRKLAALLAMPCPVRPDRERPVPAPLSLAAARLGALQRELLAHADGRRTARDLAFRTGRGVYTVTVEVARMLGEGLLECVESPHPIPVRLPPDGHGVRPREPAPPLPQPPPAPEAAALPRRRPGASGIHEALTPERNGPGWKEFFRLRNPTAK
- a CDS encoding hydrogen peroxide-inducible genes activator; this encodes MHAVRRPPSPAQLRAFVAVAEHLHFRDAAAAIGMSQPALSGAVSALETSLGVTLLERTTRKVLLSPAGERLVVRARAVLEEMEALMEEAEAVRAPFTGTLRLGVIPTVAPYLLPTVLHLVHERYPHLDLQVHEEQTAGLLDGLRTGRLELLLLAVPLGVPGVRELPLFDEDFVLVTPLGHELGGRQGIAREALRELNLLLLDEGHCLRDQALDICREAGRGDAPVTTTAAGLSTLVQLVAGGLGCTLLPRTAVTVETSRSPRLLTGSFAAPAPARRIALAMRTGAARGAEYEELAGALRRALRPLPVRVLGGDDQGLPIGQMSVEQEDLSPSAEQLPSAGGRSQIPRWTGRPD
- a CDS encoding peroxiredoxin; translated protein: MLTVGDKFPEFELTACVSLEKGSEFEQIHHKTYEGKWLVVFAWPKDFTFVCPTEIAAFGKLNDDFADRDAQILGFSGDSEFVHHAWRKDHPDLTDLPFPMMADSRHELMRDLGIEGEDGFAQRAVFVVDPNREIQFTMVTAGSVGRNPKEVLRVLDALQTDELCPCNWTRGESTLDPVELLAGK
- a CDS encoding alkyl hydroperoxide reductase, producing the protein MSLDALKSAIPDYAKDLKLNLGSVIGNSGLPAQQLWGTVLATAIASRSPIVLRELAPESKANLSPQAYTAARSAAAVMAMNNVFYRTRHLLSDHEYGNLRAGLRMNVIGNPGVDKVDFELWSFAVSAINGCGMCLDSHEQVLRKAGVEREVVQEAFKIASVIQAVGVTLDAEAVLADV
- a CDS encoding AI-2E family transporter, which codes for MSRVPRWLGRLGAGLSEMSERLDERRAEVEREGAAEREVTSPDLAPSPEEYPEPLEPAPRPDPAQAVPWGVRVAAEAGWRLLVLAGTVWVLMKVITAIQLVVMAFVVSLLLTALLQPTVARLKRAGVPQGAATALTAILGFVVIGLMGWFVTWQVMANIDNLSDQVQDGIDDLRRWLLNSPFHVTDKQINGIAKNLRDAIGDNTDSITSAGLEGVTVVVEALTGILLAFFSTLFLLYDGKRIWEWTLKLVPAAARPGVAGAGPRAWATLTAYVRGTVIVALIDAIFIGLGIYFLNVPMAVPLAVFIFLFSFIPLVGAVASGALAVVVALVTQGVFTAVMTLAVVLAVQQIEGHILQPFILGRAVRVHPLAVVLSVAAGGMIAGIGGAIVAVPLVAVTNTVVGYLHAYSREPALRHAPRPRGATASGVAPVSAARPTREPEPGTDEGRVTPPGQSSP
- a CDS encoding transglycosylase SLT domain-containing protein codes for the protein MSRISVRGFAVASATAVTTVGAVVGVAQGSVAQPADDAQAVGDSTLLADLPAGQLAQVQTDSMTHQASVQAIAADTTARKAAEETARKQAAKDAVAKQKAAEEAAEKAENRAKAAQEAKDRAAARTQSASAGATGSADDFPQQASYTVAEVKAIAQQMVPGGQFQCFSNIVNHESTWNYRATNPSSGAYGLVQAYPGSKMSSAGADWRTNPATQIKWGLNYMNERYGSPCDAWAFWQANGSY
- a CDS encoding transglycosylase SLT domain-containing protein, which produces MSRISVRGLAVASATAVTAVGSVVGVASGSVAQANDADATASDATLLADIPVGQQAQVQTASLTQQASYQAIAADEGAKKDAEEAARKAAAETAVAKKKAAEKAAKDRAEAKAKASRSAGDFPIQGSYSIAQIQAMAAQMVPSGQFQCFSNIVDHESSWNYHAVNASSGAYGLFQALPAGKYASAGSDWQSNPATQIKWGLNYMDSRYGSPCEAWSFWQANHWY